The proteins below come from a single Flavobacterium lindanitolerans genomic window:
- a CDS encoding beta-ketoacyl synthase N-terminal-like domain-containing protein, which translates to MSQKIAITSLSSISPLGNSPEQIWQNYLNGATSISEYPIGNTKALAAMLPGYLKNEIAKLRDSESKYKNLDESVLYAIMASRKAIENAGWKQGDDFGINIGSSRGATQLFEKHFQEFLETGKTHTLASPTTTLGNISSWVAHDLNSKGPEISHSITCSTALHAVLNGIAWLRSGMADKFLVGGSEAPLTPFTIAQMNALKIYSKSQDEFPCRAFDREKNQNSMVLGEGASVACLETGERQNALAYIEGVGYATEILEHSISISAEAQCFQKSMAMALGTTAIKDVDAIVMHAPGTIKGDSSELKAIELLFGDHLPMLTTNKWKIGHTFGASGMLSIEMALLMMQHQKFIAVPFAENQKEKKAIRKVLVNAVGFGGNAVSILLAKP; encoded by the coding sequence TTGTCTCAAAAAATAGCCATTACGTCCCTGTCTTCGATTTCGCCTTTAGGGAATTCTCCGGAACAAATCTGGCAGAATTATCTAAACGGAGCAACTTCAATTTCAGAATACCCGATAGGGAATACAAAGGCTTTGGCTGCCATGCTTCCCGGATATCTCAAGAATGAAATCGCAAAGTTGAGAGATTCTGAAAGTAAGTATAAAAATTTGGACGAATCTGTTTTATATGCAATAATGGCTTCCCGAAAAGCTATAGAAAATGCAGGATGGAAACAGGGGGACGATTTTGGTATCAATATTGGATCATCGCGTGGCGCCACCCAACTATTTGAAAAACATTTTCAGGAATTTCTGGAAACCGGAAAAACCCATACTCTGGCATCGCCAACTACTACTCTGGGAAACATTTCTTCCTGGGTAGCCCATGACCTTAATAGTAAAGGTCCGGAAATATCTCATTCCATAACCTGTTCAACAGCCCTACATGCCGTGCTTAACGGTATAGCATGGTTGCGTTCAGGTATGGCAGACAAGTTTTTGGTAGGCGGTAGCGAGGCTCCCCTTACGCCATTTACTATCGCCCAGATGAATGCCCTGAAAATCTATTCTAAAAGCCAGGATGAATTTCCATGCCGTGCTTTTGATAGGGAAAAAAACCAAAATTCTATGGTGTTGGGAGAAGGAGCATCGGTAGCCTGTCTGGAAACAGGAGAAAGGCAAAATGCACTTGCTTATATTGAAGGTGTTGGCTATGCGACAGAAATTTTAGAACATAGCATTTCTATTTCTGCCGAAGCCCAATGCTTCCAGAAATCGATGGCCATGGCTTTAGGAACGACAGCTATCAAAGATGTAGATGCGATAGTCATGCATGCCCCCGGAACAATCAAGGGTGATTCTTCTGAGCTAAAAGCAATTGAACTTTTGTTTGGAGACCATCTGCCAATGCTAACCACTAACAAATGGAAGATTGGGCATACTTTTGGCGCTTCAGGAATGTTGAGTATTGAAATGGCCTTATTGATGATGCAGCACCAAAAATTTATTGCCGTGCCCTTTGCAGAAAACCAAAAAGAAAAAAAAGCAATACGTAAAGTTTTAGTCAATGCTGTTGGCTTTGGCGGTAACGCGGTCAGCATCTTGTTGGCAAAGCCTTAA
- the bioA gene encoding adenosylmethionine--8-amino-7-oxononanoate transaminase — translation MTLSERDQQHNWHPYTQHKLAKPAIAIIRGEGALLWDENGKEYIDAIASWWVNPYGHSNRFIADAIHKQLTSLEHVLFGGFTHEPAVLLSEKLMEILPDNQKKIFYSDNGSTAVEVALKVALQYFYNKGEKRTKIIAFENAFHGDTFAAMAASGISFFTEAFRGSLIEVVRIPVPVKGKEQESFKALEKLVKTNEYAAFIFEPLVQGAAGMVMYETFALDKLMAICRENSVFTIADEVMTGFGKTGQNFACNYLENAPDMMCLSKALTGGTIPMAITTFTQELFDGFYNDDVNKALFHGHTFTANPTGCAAALASLELLKSKEMQDNIRRVHQKHTEFQKKISSHPRVKETRTLGVIFALEIKTETSESYYGDFRNKLYDFFINQGIVLRPVGNIVYILPPYIISDKQLEKVYAVVEEALEIV, via the coding sequence ATGACCCTTTCAGAAAGAGACCAGCAGCATAACTGGCATCCTTATACACAGCATAAGCTGGCAAAGCCTGCTATTGCAATTATAAGAGGCGAAGGCGCCTTATTATGGGATGAAAACGGAAAAGAATATATTGATGCGATTGCTTCATGGTGGGTGAACCCTTATGGACATAGCAACCGGTTTATAGCCGATGCTATCCACAAACAGCTTACATCCCTGGAACATGTTTTGTTTGGCGGATTTACGCATGAGCCGGCAGTTCTGCTTTCGGAAAAACTTATGGAAATTTTGCCGGACAACCAGAAGAAAATATTTTATTCTGATAATGGCTCGACTGCCGTTGAAGTGGCATTAAAAGTAGCGTTGCAATATTTTTACAATAAGGGAGAGAAACGAACAAAAATTATTGCTTTTGAGAATGCCTTCCATGGTGACACATTTGCGGCAATGGCGGCTAGTGGAATATCTTTTTTTACGGAAGCTTTCCGTGGTTCGCTTATTGAAGTAGTCCGTATTCCCGTTCCCGTAAAAGGAAAGGAGCAGGAATCGTTTAAGGCTTTGGAAAAGCTGGTTAAAACAAATGAATATGCCGCGTTTATTTTTGAGCCACTGGTTCAGGGTGCGGCAGGAATGGTAATGTATGAAACTTTTGCTTTGGATAAATTAATGGCTATCTGTAGGGAGAATTCGGTTTTTACCATTGCAGATGAAGTCATGACCGGATTTGGGAAAACCGGACAAAATTTTGCCTGTAATTATCTTGAAAATGCTCCGGATATGATGTGTCTTTCTAAAGCTTTGACCGGAGGCACAATTCCAATGGCCATAACAACTTTTACTCAAGAATTGTTCGATGGGTTTTATAATGACGATGTTAACAAGGCATTGTTTCACGGACATACTTTTACTGCGAATCCTACAGGCTGTGCTGCCGCTTTGGCAAGTCTTGAATTGTTGAAGAGTAAGGAAATGCAGGACAATATCCGGCGGGTACATCAGAAACATACAGAATTTCAGAAAAAAATCAGCAGTCATCCAAGAGTAAAGGAAACAAGAACTCTGGGAGTGATTTTTGCATTGGAAATTAAAACGGAAACATCAGAAAGCTATTATGGCGACTTCCGGAACAAACTATATGATTTTTTTATAAATCAGGGTATCGTTTTGCGTCCTGTTGGCAATATTGTCTATATACTGCCGCCCTATATAATTTCGGATAAGCAATTGGAAAAAGTATATGCTGTTGTGGAAGAAGCCTTAGAAATAGTTTAA
- the bioD gene encoding dethiobiotin synthase produces MKIFVTGIGTDVGKTIASAIITESLEADYWKPIQAGDADNSDSHKLERLLTNSKTKIHPNSYLLQTPASPHFAAEKEGITIELEKIKQPKTKNSLVIEGAGGVFVPLNEKDTVIDLIQKDYKVVVVSRHYLGSINHTLLTIAALRDKKLDIAGIVFNGNENKATEEIILSKTGLKCIGRIEDEPYFDKNVIREYADLFANNLKAL; encoded by the coding sequence ATGAAAATTTTTGTCACAGGAATAGGAACCGATGTAGGCAAGACCATTGCTTCAGCAATTATTACAGAAAGTCTGGAGGCCGATTATTGGAAACCGATTCAGGCCGGCGATGCCGATAATTCCGATAGCCATAAATTAGAAAGGCTGTTAACCAATTCAAAAACAAAAATCCATCCCAACAGCTATTTGTTGCAGACGCCTGCCAGTCCGCATTTTGCAGCGGAAAAGGAAGGTATAACTATCGAACTGGAAAAGATAAAACAACCAAAAACAAAGAACAGTCTTGTAATTGAAGGTGCCGGGGGCGTATTTGTGCCTTTAAATGAAAAAGATACTGTTATAGATTTGATTCAGAAAGATTACAAAGTTGTTGTTGTTTCGAGGCATTATCTGGGAAGTATTAACCATACGCTATTGACTATTGCTGCATTGAGAGATAAAAAACTTGATATTGCCGGAATTGTATTCAATGGAAACGAAAACAAAGCCACAGAAGAAATAATACTAAGTAAAACCGGATTGAAATGTATTGGCAGAATTGAGGACGAGCCTTATTTTGATAAAAATGTAATTCGGGAATATGCCGATTTATTTGCCAATAATTTGAAAGCCTTATAA
- a CDS encoding AI-2E family transporter — protein sequence MPIAKVPSYMKAVYISLLIIIIIFFMIMAKAILVPLLVSGYIAMLMTSFCNRLEGWKIPRSLSAFIALLLIILLALGLIFFIVSQLQSFTNDVEMNMEESLNNFAIKINTSIENFIGYDIGMGDGFKIKKIMELIQSGNTNITELLFTTIGTLSNIILLPVFIFFLLIYRDHLAVFVTKVFDKQRNKVLMEHMVSMRKIVHAYIVGAGKVMIILGIVNTAVLFALGIKHAIFFGMIAGLLNIIPYVGPFMGALMPFAYALITKDSLFYPFAVIVSFTLIQFMEGSFLTPKITGANVNLNAFITFLGLLIGGAIWGVVGMILIIPTIAILKKLFELSPDTEPYAYLFGEEDAQWFKRRKPKTDS from the coding sequence ATGCCCATAGCAAAAGTACCGTCTTACATGAAAGCCGTTTATATTTCCTTGCTTATCATCATAATTATTTTTTTTATGATAATGGCGAAAGCAATATTAGTTCCTTTGCTTGTTTCCGGCTATATAGCCATGCTCATGACTTCATTCTGCAATCGTCTTGAAGGATGGAAAATACCCAGGTCACTAAGTGCATTTATTGCACTGCTTCTCATCATTCTGCTGGCTTTGGGATTAATTTTCTTTATTGTTTCCCAATTGCAAAGTTTTACAAATGACGTGGAAATGAATATGGAAGAAAGCCTGAATAATTTTGCTATAAAAATCAATACAAGTATTGAGAATTTTATTGGCTATGATATTGGTATGGGCGATGGTTTCAAGATTAAAAAAATCATGGAGCTTATCCAATCCGGTAACACCAATATTACCGAACTGCTTTTTACAACAATAGGAACCTTATCCAACATCATCCTTTTACCGGTTTTTATCTTTTTCTTATTGATTTACAGAGACCATCTTGCCGTTTTTGTTACAAAAGTATTTGACAAACAGCGCAACAAAGTACTCATGGAACATATGGTTTCTATGCGAAAAATTGTCCATGCCTATATTGTAGGCGCGGGAAAAGTGATGATTATTTTGGGAATCGTAAATACGGCTGTTTTATTTGCTTTGGGAATCAAACATGCCATCTTTTTTGGGATGATTGCCGGGTTGTTGAACATTATACCCTATGTAGGGCCTTTTATGGGTGCCTTAATGCCGTTTGCCTACGCTTTGATAACCAAAGACAGCTTATTTTATCCTTTTGCCGTTATTGTCTCTTTTACACTGATTCAGTTTATGGAAGGCAGTTTCCTGACACCTAAAATTACTGGTGCGAATGTAAACCTGAATGCATTTATTACTTTTTTAGGACTGTTGATAGGAGGAGCTATTTGGGGAGTAGTGGGAATGATTTTGATTATACCCACAATTGCCATATTAAAAAAGCTGTTTGAGCTAAGTCCGGACACAGAACCTTATGCCTACCTGTTTGGCGAGGAAGATGCGCAATGGTTTAAACGCCGAAAGCCTAAAACAGATAGTTAG
- a CDS encoding aminotransferase class I/II-fold pyridoxal phosphate-dependent enzyme: protein MKRFPKSLQQKIEQRKQGNSFRVLPEPNNLIDFASNDYLGFSKSEAIFQQTHQYLSHQGIIQNGATGSRLLSGNHALYKELEEHIARFHDTEMALVFNSGYDANLGFFSSVPQRNDFILYDEYSHASIRDGIRLSNARSFKFEHNNLGELEALILKYKSENLAIYIVTESVFSMDGDSPDLERLTIISEQHGCFLVIDEAHALGVFGESGQGLVQDLGVQDKIFARIVTFGKGLGAHGAAILGSKQLKDFLVNFARSFIYTTALPPHSVAGILIAYKNLEIQKPAIEKLRNNILHFNQEKQRLGLKPVFVRNKSAIQSAIIPGNDKVKAIAGKLQQHGFDVKAILSPTVPENQERLRFCLHSFNSGEEITKVLETLANYLF from the coding sequence ATGAAACGTTTTCCAAAATCCTTGCAGCAAAAAATCGAACAAAGAAAACAGGGCAACTCGTTCAGGGTTTTGCCCGAACCCAATAACCTGATTGATTTTGCTTCCAATGATTATCTGGGATTTTCAAAGTCTGAAGCTATCTTCCAACAGACACATCAGTATCTTTCACACCAAGGCATAATTCAAAATGGGGCAACCGGCTCAAGGCTTTTGTCAGGAAACCATGCTCTATATAAGGAATTGGAAGAACATATAGCCCGTTTCCATGATACAGAAATGGCTTTGGTGTTTAATTCCGGTTATGATGCCAATTTGGGGTTTTTCAGTTCCGTTCCGCAACGCAATGATTTCATACTGTATGATGAATACAGCCATGCATCAATACGGGATGGTATCCGGCTTTCTAATGCCAGGTCGTTTAAATTTGAGCATAACAATCTTGGCGAACTGGAAGCCTTGATTTTAAAATATAAATCCGAAAATTTAGCTATTTATATTGTTACGGAATCTGTTTTTTCAATGGATGGTGATTCGCCTGATTTAGAAAGGCTCACTATTATTTCAGAACAACACGGTTGCTTTTTGGTTATTGATGAAGCCCATGCCTTAGGCGTTTTTGGAGAATCAGGTCAGGGATTAGTACAGGATTTGGGTGTGCAGGACAAGATTTTTGCAAGGATAGTCACTTTTGGAAAAGGTTTGGGAGCACATGGTGCGGCCATTTTAGGCTCGAAACAACTCAAGGATTTTCTGGTGAATTTTGCCCGTAGCTTTATCTATACTACGGCATTACCGCCTCACTCTGTAGCCGGAATTTTAATTGCCTATAAAAATCTGGAAATCCAAAAGCCGGCAATTGAAAAATTGCGGAACAATATCCTGCATTTTAATCAGGAGAAACAGCGATTAGGATTAAAGCCGGTTTTTGTCCGAAATAAATCAGCCATACAGTCGGCCATAATACCCGGCAATGACAAAGTAAAAGCGATAGCCGGCAAATTACAGCAACACGGATTTGATGTAAAGGCAATCCTTTCGCCTACAGTTCCTGAAAATCAGGAAAGGCTCCGGTTTTGCCTCCATAGTTTTAATTCCGGAGAAGAAATCACCAAAGTTTTGGAAACACTTGCTAACTATCTGTTTTAG
- a CDS encoding FoF1 ATP synthase subunit delta/epsilon — MYLEIISPEAKLFSGTVTSVTVPGVDGEFQMLNHHAAIISILTKGDIKIAADSFEFSKEAEGKFFLGDDKKYHLSIESGTLEMNDNKINILVE; from the coding sequence ATGTATTTAGAAATTATATCGCCAGAAGCAAAATTATTTTCAGGAACAGTAACTTCTGTTACGGTTCCGGGAGTTGATGGAGAATTCCAAATGCTAAACCATCACGCTGCAATTATTTCTATCCTGACAAAAGGAGATATCAAGATTGCTGCTGACAGCTTTGAATTTTCAAAAGAAGCAGAAGGCAAGTTCTTTTTAGGAGACGATAAAAAATATCATTTATCGATCGAATCCGGAACATTAGAAATGAATGACAATAAAATCAATATTCTTGTAGAGTAG
- the atpD gene encoding F0F1 ATP synthase subunit beta, which yields MSKVIGKVAQIIGPVVDVVFNGKDVELPKIYDSLEITKKDGTLLVLEVQSHIGENTVRTISMDSTDGLSRGYEVVGTGNPIKMPVGPDVYGRLFNVIGDAIDGLGDLPKDGDNGLSIHRQAPKFEDLSTSSEVLFTGIKVIDLIEPYAKGGKIGLFGGAGVGKTVLIQELINNIAKGHGGLSVFAGVGERTREGNDLLREMLESGIIKYGEEFMHSMENGGWDLSKVDKVGMRESKATFVFGQMNEPPGARARVALSGLSIAEYFRDGAGSDQGKDVLFFVDNIFRFTQAGSEVSALLGRMPSAVGYQPTLATEMGAMQERITSTNKGSITSVQAVYVPADDLTDPAPATTFAHLDATTVLSRKIAELGIYPAVDPLDSTSRILTPHILGDEHYNCAQRVKEILQKYKQLQDIIAILGMEELSEEDKLAVSRARRVQRFLSQPFHVAEQFTGIPGVLVDIKDTIKGFNMIIDGELDHLPEAAFNLKGTIEDVIEAGQKMLAEA from the coding sequence ATGTCAAAAGTAATAGGAAAAGTTGCTCAAATCATTGGTCCGGTAGTTGACGTAGTTTTCAACGGAAAGGATGTTGAACTTCCAAAAATTTATGATTCGTTAGAAATCACTAAAAAAGACGGTACACTACTAGTACTTGAAGTGCAGTCTCACATTGGAGAAAACACTGTTCGTACAATCTCAATGGACTCTACAGATGGTTTAAGCAGAGGCTATGAAGTTGTTGGTACAGGAAACCCAATCAAAATGCCGGTAGGGCCAGACGTTTACGGTCGTTTATTCAACGTAATCGGTGACGCTATTGATGGTTTGGGAGATTTGCCAAAAGATGGCGATAACGGATTGTCAATCCACCGTCAGGCACCAAAATTTGAAGATTTATCTACATCTTCTGAAGTTTTATTCACAGGTATTAAAGTAATCGATTTGATTGAGCCTTATGCAAAAGGAGGGAAAATTGGATTGTTTGGTGGTGCCGGTGTTGGTAAAACAGTATTGATTCAGGAGTTGATTAACAATATTGCAAAAGGTCACGGTGGACTTTCAGTATTCGCTGGAGTAGGTGAAAGAACACGTGAAGGAAATGACTTACTTCGTGAGATGTTGGAGTCAGGAATTATCAAGTATGGTGAGGAGTTCATGCACTCTATGGAAAATGGAGGATGGGACTTGTCTAAAGTTGATAAAGTAGGGATGAGAGAATCGAAAGCAACTTTCGTTTTCGGTCAGATGAATGAGCCACCAGGAGCTCGTGCACGTGTGGCACTTTCTGGTCTTTCTATCGCTGAGTATTTCCGTGACGGTGCTGGTTCAGATCAAGGAAAAGACGTTCTTTTCTTCGTGGACAACATCTTCCGTTTTACACAAGCAGGTTCTGAGGTATCAGCTCTTTTAGGACGTATGCCATCTGCGGTAGGTTACCAACCAACATTAGCAACAGAAATGGGTGCGATGCAAGAGCGTATCACCTCTACAAATAAAGGATCTATTACATCTGTACAGGCGGTTTACGTTCCTGCGGATGACTTAACTGACCCGGCTCCGGCAACAACATTTGCCCACTTGGATGCAACAACAGTATTGTCTCGTAAGATTGCCGAGTTAGGTATTTACCCAGCTGTGGATCCGTTGGATTCTACTTCAAGAATCTTAACACCACACATCTTGGGTGATGAGCACTACAACTGTGCACAAAGAGTAAAAGAGATTCTTCAAAAATACAAGCAGTTGCAGGATATTATCGCGATTCTTGGTATGGAAGAACTTTCTGAAGAAGATAAACTTGCAGTATCAAGAGCTCGTCGTGTTCAACGTTTCTTGTCTCAGCCTTTCCACGTAGCGGAACAGTTTACAGGTATTCCTGGAGTTTTGGTTGATATTAAAGATACTATCAAAGGATTCAACATGATCATTGATGGAGAATTGGATCACCTTCCGGAAGCAGCTTTCAACTTGAAAGGAACTATCGAAGATGTTATCGAAGCTGGACAAAAAATGTTAGCTGAAGCTTAA
- a CDS encoding SGNH/GDSL hydrolase family protein has protein sequence MIKNFKWLLLASLSLGIACSDDDSDSTGNVPVSPGSADFSKYVALGDSFAAGYSDNALFKRGQENSYPSFLAQQFALVGGGNFSVPFMVDNVGGFSMGGNQVPQFPTRLYFNGVGPVNVSGVSGTSITDQLSGTFNNLGVPGAKSFHLTAAGYGAANPYFGRFDSSASASVIGDAVVQNPTFFSLWIGGNDVLSYATSGGVGVNRTGNLNPSTYGPNDITDPTVFDNVYNGLVNALTANGAKGVVANLPYINTLPYFTTVPYNPVPLDAATANQLNTQLLGPVKQILAAYGQGDRIATLAAGTSNPLLIKDESLVDYSVQITTALVGAGVPAPQAGLMGSLYGQARHAKKLANGSFVDYILLPTRTIIGTPQAGVPAPFNTVGVTYPLQDGNVLTNAEVGEVKVATDAYNATIKNVAEAKGLAMVDTKAIMAQLLNGGIRFGNYHLTATYVTGGAFSLDGVHPSARGYAFIANEFLKAIEATYGASIPEINIGNYPIQYPQTLN, from the coding sequence ATGATAAAAAATTTCAAATGGCTGCTCTTGGCTTCGTTGAGCTTGGGTATTGCCTGTTCAGATGACGATTCTGATTCTACGGGAAATGTTCCTGTTTCGCCGGGATCAGCTGATTTTTCAAAATATGTTGCGTTAGGAGATTCTTTCGCTGCGGGTTATAGTGATAATGCTCTTTTTAAGAGAGGTCAGGAAAACTCGTATCCTAGCTTTTTGGCGCAGCAATTTGCGTTAGTGGGTGGAGGAAATTTTTCCGTGCCTTTTATGGTTGATAATGTTGGGGGATTTTCAATGGGAGGAAATCAAGTGCCTCAATTTCCTACAAGATTATATTTTAATGGAGTTGGGCCTGTAAACGTTTCCGGTGTTTCGGGGACTTCAATTACGGACCAGCTCTCAGGAACGTTTAATAACCTGGGCGTTCCGGGGGCTAAAAGTTTCCACTTAACGGCAGCAGGATATGGGGCTGCAAATCCTTATTTCGGAAGATTTGATTCTTCGGCCTCTGCTTCTGTTATTGGCGATGCCGTGGTTCAAAATCCGACTTTCTTTTCATTATGGATTGGAGGGAATGATGTGTTGAGCTATGCTACTTCCGGCGGTGTTGGAGTTAATAGAACAGGTAATCTGAATCCTTCAACATATGGGCCTAATGATATTACAGATCCAACAGTTTTTGACAATGTATACAACGGATTGGTAAATGCCTTGACGGCAAATGGAGCTAAAGGAGTTGTAGCAAACCTTCCATACATTAATACACTTCCATATTTCACCACTGTTCCTTATAACCCTGTTCCATTAGATGCGGCAACGGCCAATCAGCTGAATACTCAATTGCTTGGGCCTGTTAAGCAGATATTGGCGGCATATGGGCAGGGAGATCGTATTGCGACTTTGGCGGCAGGAACTTCAAATCCGCTGCTAATCAAAGACGAGTCGCTGGTTGACTATTCGGTTCAGATTACTACAGCTCTGGTAGGTGCCGGTGTACCTGCTCCACAAGCAGGATTAATGGGTAGCTTGTACGGACAGGCACGACATGCAAAAAAACTGGCCAATGGAAGTTTCGTAGATTATATTTTATTGCCAACCCGTACAATCATTGGGACCCCGCAGGCAGGAGTGCCTGCTCCGTTTAATACGGTAGGAGTTACATATCCGCTGCAGGATGGGAATGTATTGACCAATGCTGAGGTTGGAGAGGTAAAAGTAGCTACTGATGCCTACAATGCTACAATTAAAAATGTAGCAGAAGCCAAAGGTTTGGCAATGGTTGACACAAAAGCAATAATGGCGCAGTTGTTGAATGGAGGAATTCGTTTTGGGAACTATCATTTGACTGCGACTTATGTAACTGGAGGAGCTTTCTCTTTAGACGGGGTTCACCCTTCGGCAAGAGGTTATGCATTTATAGCAAATGAGTTTCTTAAAGCTATAGAAGCTACCTATGGAGCCTCTATACCTGAAATTAATATAGGGAATTATCCAATTCAGTATCCACAGACTCTGAATTAA